The DNA segment CGTCCGTTTATTGGCAACCCGGATTTGGTAGAGCGACTCAAGACTGATGCCGCTTTGTCCGCATTCGACCCTGCCACTCTGTATGGCGGAGGTGCAGCCGGCTACATCGACTACCCGACGCTTGCAGAATCCCGCGATGCGCACAACTGAACAACCTCAAACACTGAATCGTTAATCGACGTCCATTCAAGAGCATCTATTTATGAGCATCTCTGAAACCGTACTTATTACTGGCGCCTCTACAGGCATTGGCGCAACTTACGCCGAGCGCTTTGCCCAGCGCGGGCACAACCTGGTACTGGTTGCCCGCGACAAAAGCCGATTAGACGTACTGTCGGCCCGTCTGCGTGAGAAATACAGCGTTGTGGTTGACGTGATTCAGGCTGACCTGACTCAGACCAGCGAACTGGCAACCGTAGAAGCGCGTCTGCGTGAAGACGCTCGCATCGGGATTCTTGTGAATAACGCGGGAGCCGCCCAATCAGGCAGCTTCGTTGATCAATCCACCGACAGCATTGCCAACCTGGTCGCCCTCAACACGACCGCACTGGTCCGACTCTCCAGCGCTATCGCCCCTCGGCTCGCGCAAGCCGGTAGTGGTGCGATTATCAACATTAGCTCGGTCGTCGGGCTGGCACCGGAATATGGGATGGCGGTCTACGGTGCGACCAAGGCGTTTGTGCTGTTTCTCTCGCAAGGGCTGAACCTCGAACTCTCACCCAAAGGTGTGTACGTCCAGGCCGTACTGCCAGCCGCGACCCGTACAGAGATCTGGGAACGTGGAGGCTACGACATCAATACCATCAGCGAAATAATGGAAGTCGCAGACCTGGTCGATGCCGCACTGGTTGGTTTTGATCGCCGCGAACCGGTGACCATTCCACCTCTGCAAGAAGGCGCTCGTTGGGATGCCCTACAGGCTGCCCGCCAAGGCTTACTGTCAGATATCCGCCAATCCGCAGTCGCCGAACGCTACAAAAACTGAGGTGCGATTGTCATGCAGCAAACGTTCATATGTTGCTCTAAAGACCGAGCGTTTGCTGCGCATTGTCCCCTCTTGCCAATCTGACTCTGGATTGGACACGCTGCGCAAATGATCACTGAAGCCAACAACAATCTCTCTTGGACGCCTGAGCAAGCACCTCAAGACGCGTTGGTGCCACTGGCCGGCGCGCCGCTTTCTGCCACTAAGGGTTGAATAATCATGAAGGCTTTTTTTATCAAGCAATACGGCAAGCGCAGTGGCAGTATCGGTGAGTTACCGGAGCCAAAAGTAGGCGCCAACGACGTTCTGGTGCAAATAAAGGCCACCAGCATAAATCCTCTGGACGCCAAGATCAGATCAGGGGAATTCAAACAGATTCTTCCCTACACATTCCCTCTGATATTGGGAAATGATTTGGCTGGCGTTGTGGTTCGTGTTGGGCCTGGTGTTCGCCAGTTCAAACCTGGCGACGAAGTCTATGCACGGCCTGCGCAAGATCGAATCGGGACATTTGCCGAGCTTATTTCTGTCGACCAGGACTCGTTAGCTCTGAAGCCTCACAACATCAATATGGAGCAAGCGGCGTCATTGCCTCTAGTTGCGCTGACGGCATGGCAAGTGCTGGTTGAAACTGCCCAATTGAAGAAAGGCCAAAAGGTGCTCATCCATGCAGGGTCTGGAGGCGTAGGTAGCGTTGCCATTCAGCTTGCCAGGCATCTGGGTGCTTTCGTTGCCACGACGACAAGCACGCCGAATGTTGAGTGGGTAAAAGCACTCGGGGCTGACATCGTTATTGACTACAAAAAGCAGGATTTCGAGACTGCCCTGAATGACTATGACGTTGTAGTTAACAGCCTGGATCCGGTTGTTCTCAAAAAGTCGGTGAATTGCCTCAAGCCGGGAGGTCTGCTCGTATCGATCTCCGGGCCACCAACTCCTGAGTTTGGCGATGCACAAGGTTTGTCTTGGCCGATCAAACAGATCCTGCGCTTGCTTAGTTTCAGGATCCGGAAAATTTCACACGCAGCCGGGGTCAAATATTCATTCGTTTTCATGCGCGCCAATGGCGCGCAACTGAAAGAAATCACGTCGCTGGTTGAATCGGGCGCCATCAAACCGGTTATCGACAAAGTCTACCCATTTACATCGATCGCTGACGCACTCACGTATGTCGAACAGGGAAGAGTCAAGGGAAAAGTCGTGATTAACCTTGCGTAACCCGGAGTGGGCGAGGATCCAGAAATGGGCCGTAGAAACATCGAAACATCGGGCTCAGTCGTGGGAATGCCAGATGAAGCTTTTTACCGGCAGCGGCAGCCGCAGCGTTCGTGGACTCAAGTGCATCAACATCCCATGTGGAGATAACTATGAACTACCAAACGTTCGGCAATACAGGGCTGCGTGTCTCAGAACTCGCACTCGGCACAGGCAACTTCGGTACTGGCTGGGGCTATGGCGCAGATCCCGACTCCAGTGCGGCGATCTTCAACGCTTACGCAGAGGCCGGTGGCAACTTCATCGACACCGCAGATATCTATCAATTTGGCCAGTCCGAGGAGTTGCTCGCAACGCTGCTTGAGGGACGACGCGACGACTTCGTGCTAGCCACGAAATTCACCAACGGTGCGGCAGCCAGCCCTAACAGGCTTGCGACAGGTAACAGCCGTCGTGCTTTGGTGAGCTCGGCAGAAGCGAGCCTGAGACGTCTTAAAACAGACCGGATCGACATTTACTGGGCCCATCACCCAGACGGTGTAACTCCGGTGGAAGAAATTGTCAGAGGCTTCGAGGATTTGGCACGCGCAGGGAAGATTCTGTACGCGGGCCTGTCCAACTTTCCGGCGTGGCGACTTTCCCGAGCCGTCACGTTAGCCGAGCTCACCCATGCGTTGCCTATTGCAGCGGCTCAATTCGAGCACAGCCTGGTCCACCGTGAGCCCGAAGCTGATCTGTTCCAGGCTTCATATGCTCTGGGTCTTGGCATCGTGACGTGGTCGCCGTTAGGCGGAGGCATGCTGACCGGTAAATATCGACAAGGCGAAAAGGGTCGTGCCGAAGGTTTCGGTGGCAAAGTATTTCAAGCTGAAAACTCCCCTCAGCGCAGCTTGATCCTGGATACAGTTCTGGAGATTGCAGGTGAAATCGGCGTCAGTGCTGGCCAGGTTGCGATTGCATGGGCTGGCACCCACGGGTCGATTCCAATCATAGGGCCGCGCTCCAAGCAGCAACTTACCGACAACCTGGGCGCATTGTCTGTGAACCTCACACATGAACAAATTTGCAAGCTCGATGCGGTCAGCAGCGTGGTTCCTTGCGCGCCGTTGAGGCTGTCAGGGTATGAAGCGGACCGGTCTCGCGCAAGGGTCGTTGCTTGAGGTAATGGGAAAGTAACCGCAGGCCCGGCCAAGCCTCCGTGTTTTGGCCGATCCCGAACGCTCAAGGCAATCCAATTCGCGACGCAGTGCGTCGCGCATTGATGAGCCACCAAATTAAAAAGGACTCACCTGTCCACACTCAGGCGCCACGTCCCCCGTGGTAAGCCACAACGCATATTTCCTGAACCGCTCATGATTGGCGACTTTCAGGAAAGGCTGCAGCCCCATCTCAGTGATCGCAGCTTCGTACTTTTTCCAGCTACTGATACTGATGCCAACAACCTCACAAAACTCACCCTGCGTCAGGCCCTCCCGGGCGCGGATGGCTTTCATTTTTTCAGGCAGATCCACGCTTCGACATCTCCATTGACAAGTTCCACCCCGCCCCGCCAGCGCCATTGATCATACCGGCATGCGTCGCGGCAAGGTGACGGCCATTGCCTGGTATCGTCGCAGCCATTCCGGCAAGGCCACGGTCTGGCTGTGCCGCTGCGATTGCGGGCTGTTTGAATACCGGCGCCCCGGCACCTGGGTTGCCCGGCCTTTCCCTGATGATATGTGTCGTGCGTGTCTGCGAGGCAAAGGCCCCAATGCCCGGCATACAGCCCCGAAGCGTTTGCTGCGATGGCGTGAGGAACTGCACAGCCTTGGCCTGAGCGATGTGGAGATAGCGCGGATTCAGGCACCGGGTGCGAATGTGGAGACCAGGGGCAGGACTGTGGTTGAGATACGGGAGCAGCTTTAGCTGCAACAGTGTTCACCAAGGTACTGGATGACCGCAGTGGGAGCTACCCTGGTAGCGAAGAGGCCGGTAAAGTCACAGCAACTGCTGCGAATGTGCTGGCGTCTTCGCGAGCAACCGGAGCGCCGGCCGGCTGCTCCCACCGGGGGCATACGTGCTTAAGTGAACAGCCTTGCGGCTAAAGCCGCTCACAAATTGCTGAGGCCCAGCCAAGCGATTATCCGGCCCCACTCAATCCGCTATGCATTGAATTCCGGATCGGGAGCGCCGGCTAGAACGCATGCAATGTCCCGGTCTACTTCGGGTTCTGGAACTGGCCGATCAATGATCAGTTGCTGGACGAGCTATCGGCCATGACCGGGCATCGCTATCGTCTGATGCATCAACACACCTGAATCGGGAGCACACACTGGATCTCGACAACCATGCGTACCTGACGACCTCCGAGGCGCTGGCGCAGCTCTGCGGCGCCGTGGCCCGGCCTTCCATCCTTAAGGAAGTCGATCACCTGATTGATGGCGAAGCCTATGATAAGGCGCTGCCTGGGCGTATTGCCGCCAGCTTGTATCAGGCTTGCAGAAACAGTGATTGGACCCGCTGCCAGTGCTCTGGAAAATCGGGTCGCAAGATTCATTTACTTCAGTGCTTGCTGAACGCGCCCGATCGAATACGCTGAAAAAACTGACCCACTCATCAACTAACAAGTGCGGGTTTCATAACTTCCTTACCATCGAGATATAAAGCCTGCTTCACGTTATCTTTCCCATACGGACGTTTAGCCTTTCCAGAAGAAGCTTGACCACCTCCTCCTGACTGAGCGCACCGCGCTTTGCGTAGCACACGACCAATAGTTCCAGCGGATGGACGCCCATCCTCGCTGCCAGTTGATCGAGCTTCTCCAGCGTGGGGCTTTTCAAGCCCCGTTCGATTTCAGAAAGGTAGGTCCGGCCGCTGACCCCGACAAAATCTTCCTGGGTCAGTCCTTTGGACTCTCGAATTTCTTTCAGCGCAGCACCGACGGCTTTGCTCAGCTCCATGGCGTGCCCCTTTACAAAAGAAAGGGTTTTCGCTTGAATGCATGCAATAGCACTACACGCTATAGCAGTCGCACCTAAAATTTATCCCCTCAGTTTTAGTACCGCCCCCAGCAGGAAGCAACTCGCTCATGATCACCAAGGACTTGCAAACGCAACTAACGGCCCATCTTTTTTCATTATTGTCCCCCGATTCCCCGTCAGGCTCAGCGCTCGAAACTTGCACCACAAATGAACAGGCCCATGTGCGTGCCGAAATGGTCAGCGCGCTCTGCTGCTATTTAATGAAAGACTGGGAACAGCTGCCCGAGTACAGCAAGCGCCCAATCGATTTCAACTTCGTGGCCGGCAGCGAGGCTGAGGAAGTCGCCCTGAAACAACTGGCCAGGGTCTTCATGGAATACGCGGAGATTGCCTTGAAAAACGCGCTGGCTTCGCAGCGCGAGCGGC comes from the Pseudomonas sp. StFLB209 genome and includes:
- a CDS encoding SDR family NAD(P)-dependent oxidoreductase, with amino-acid sequence MSISETVLITGASTGIGATYAERFAQRGHNLVLVARDKSRLDVLSARLREKYSVVVDVIQADLTQTSELATVEARLREDARIGILVNNAGAAQSGSFVDQSTDSIANLVALNTTALVRLSSAIAPRLAQAGSGAIINISSVVGLAPEYGMAVYGATKAFVLFLSQGLNLELSPKGVYVQAVLPAATRTEIWERGGYDINTISEIMEVADLVDAALVGFDRREPVTIPPLQEGARWDALQAARQGLLSDIRQSAVAERYKN
- a CDS encoding NADP-dependent oxidoreductase, which encodes MKAFFIKQYGKRSGSIGELPEPKVGANDVLVQIKATSINPLDAKIRSGEFKQILPYTFPLILGNDLAGVVVRVGPGVRQFKPGDEVYARPAQDRIGTFAELISVDQDSLALKPHNINMEQAASLPLVALTAWQVLVETAQLKKGQKVLIHAGSGGVGSVAIQLARHLGAFVATTTSTPNVEWVKALGADIVIDYKKQDFETALNDYDVVVNSLDPVVLKKSVNCLKPGGLLVSISGPPTPEFGDAQGLSWPIKQILRLLSFRIRKISHAAGVKYSFVFMRANGAQLKEITSLVESGAIKPVIDKVYPFTSIADALTYVEQGRVKGKVVINLA
- a CDS encoding aldo/keto reductase, translated to MNYQTFGNTGLRVSELALGTGNFGTGWGYGADPDSSAAIFNAYAEAGGNFIDTADIYQFGQSEELLATLLEGRRDDFVLATKFTNGAAASPNRLATGNSRRALVSSAEASLRRLKTDRIDIYWAHHPDGVTPVEEIVRGFEDLARAGKILYAGLSNFPAWRLSRAVTLAELTHALPIAAAQFEHSLVHREPEADLFQASYALGLGIVTWSPLGGGMLTGKYRQGEKGRAEGFGGKVFQAENSPQRSLILDTVLEIAGEIGVSAGQVAIAWAGTHGSIPIIGPRSKQQLTDNLGALSVNLTHEQICKLDAVSSVVPCAPLRLSGYEADRSRARVVA
- a CDS encoding helix-turn-helix domain-containing protein, translating into MDLPEKMKAIRAREGLTQGEFCEVVGISISSWKKYEAAITEMGLQPFLKVANHERFRKYALWLTTGDVAPECGQVSPF
- a CDS encoding helix-turn-helix domain-containing protein, yielding MELSKAVGAALKEIRESKGLTQEDFVGVSGRTYLSEIERGLKSPTLEKLDQLAARMGVHPLELLVVCYAKRGALSQEEVVKLLLERLNVRMGKIT